The following proteins are encoded in a genomic region of Triticum dicoccoides isolate Atlit2015 ecotype Zavitan chromosome 1B, WEW_v2.0, whole genome shotgun sequence:
- the LOC119349454 gene encoding uncharacterized protein LOC119349454, with the protein MEAGSAVGARSTWAPAVRNRDRGQDRALPRRRVRCRAAAMPPSVRTVSIPFADLKERGRDLSGKIEEGLGPNGLGIISISDVPDFPALRRTLLRLAPRVANLPEDVKKQLEDPDSRYNFGWSHGKEKLESGKLDTFKGSYYANPILDVPTTDDVLVSRYPSYCRPNIWPADHLPELEIAFKALGKLMLEVGLMLARHCDLYVMQHGVGPYDGESLEQTISRSRCHKGRLLYYFPRQFSTQKEGGDSVSSWCGWHTDHGSLTGLTCGLFMKNSVEVPCPDSAAGLYIRTRDNRVVKVTFGEDELAYQIGETTEILSRGRLCATPHCVQAPSSENASNVERSTFAMFMQPDWNGTLKFPSEIPYHQELIPPNGALTFGEYSERLVNKYYQGKT; encoded by the exons ATGGAGGCGGGCAGTGCCGTGGGGGCGCGATCCACTTGGGCACCAGCCGTCCGGAACCGAGACCGAGGCCAAGACCGCGCCTTGCCCCGTCGCCGGGtccgctgccgcgccgccgccaTGCCGCCGTCAGTCCGCACGGTCTCCATCCCCTTCGCCGACCTCAAG GAGCGGGGCAGGGACCTGAGCGGCAAGATCGAGGAGGGGCTCGGCCCCAACGGGCTCGGCATCATCTCCATTTCCGAC GTGCCGGATTTCCCAGCTCTGAGGAGAACGCTCCTGCGCTTGGCGCCGAG AGTCGCAAACCTCCCTGAAGATGTGAAGAAACAACTTGAAGACCCGGATAGCAG GTATAATTTTGGCTGGAGCCATGGGAAAGAGAAACTTGAATCTGGGAAACTAG ACACATTCAAAGGCTCCTATTATGCCAACCCAATTTTGGATGTCCCTACTACTGATGATGTCCTTGTAAGTAG GTACCCATCATACTGCCGACCAAATATATGGCCAGCTGATCATCTTCCTGAGCTTGAAATAG CCTTTAAAGCTCTTGGAAAGCTAATGTTGGAAGTTGGCTTGATGTTGGCTCGTCATTGTGATCTCTATG TGATGCAGCACGGAGTGGGACCATATGATGGTGAAAGTCTTGAGCAGACAATTTCCCGTTCAAGGTGTCACAAGGGGCGTCTGCTGTACTATTTCCCCAGACAATTCAG CACACAAAAAGAAGGTGGTGATTCTGTTTCATCGTGGTGTGGATGGCATACTGACCATGGGTCTTTAACAG GACTTACATGTGGCCTGTTTATGAAAAATTCAGTGGAGGTCCCCTGTCCTGATAGTGCAGCTGGGCTGTACATCCGGACTCGTGATAACCGAGTTGTTAAG GTTACATTTGGGGAGGATGAATTAGCTTACCAAATTGGGGAAACTACTGAAATACTATCAAGAGGTCGTCTATGTGCAACTCCACACTGTGTGCAG GCACCCAGCAGTGAGAATGCTTCAAATGTTGAGCGCTCTACTTTTGCAATGTTCATGCAACCAGATTG gaatgggaCGCTGAAGTTTCCAAGTGAAATTCCCTATCACCAAGAG TTAATTCCACCAAACGGAGCGCTTACGTTTGGAGAGTACTCAGAGAGACTGGTGAACAAGTATTACCAGGGGAAGACGTGA